TTCAAAACAAATCGAGTGTAAAACGTTGTGTTGAAGAGGGAACGTTTAAACTCGATAATGCGATTTCAGGATTACGTTTCAGTTAACGTGAAAACGATTAAGAAgtatttttgctttaatttagaaacaaatttttatattttatcctttgaaattttatgatgCAAGAATATCGCTTTTCCAATAACGGATAATGATAACAAAATCAAAGGAAACACTTAAAACCTCTTTTAAgctttaataaaagtttacgTTCACTATGTCGTAGTTATTTTGAGTCTTTTTGGTACCCAAATCCCCCCAGTTTAAGGATAATGACGGCAGGATCCGGCGCAAAGTACAACGTGTCTGGGTGATTCTCCACGAATATGAATTCGTGAGAACGATATTGCGCTAGTTCTCTGTGCCAAATTGAATTCAACGGGGTAATGTTAGATATGGAGATGGATCGGAGCACCTTAAAACTCCAACATTATCATGAATATataaaaagactaaaaagaATTATGATGGAGCAGAATACATACATAAATCATACAAATACATCACCCCAAATAACTCACatcacaattttttgattctacTCATCATTATAATTTCAGCTACAATAACAACGAAATGGGATTTACGATATTAGCCGGAGATATGTCGAAGCCTTCAGGTCAAGAAATGAAGGTTACGAAAGTGGTTCTTCACGAATGTTACAGCTTAGCGACGTATTGTAACGACATAGCACTCGTTGCTTTAGAAAATCcgttaaaattttcaagaaaagtACATTCAATCCCTCTAACAATGAACTACATAAGCAAAACGAGTTGTTCAATTCTATCGTGGAATCCTTGCCTTGAAAAGGATCAAAAACCATACTCTTATCTATCAAGAGTTTGCATGAAAACCATAAgcgaaaaaaaatgtgtaaatcaTTTTGCAAGATTACCTAACGCCACTGCTTATTTAAACCATAACAAAACGTGCGCAATTATTACATCAAAAAGGAAAAACGCCACCGGGTTATGCTCCATCGATTCCGGAAGCCCCCTAGTACATAAAAACGAGCAAATTGGGATATTGAGTAATCCCAACACGGAATTTTCTAGCAATTCCCCAAGCATTTTTACGAGAATTTCATCCTACATTAATTGGATCTCAACAAACATGCATTTACACGGAGAAAAATGTTCGtttgaaaatgtattaaaacttACGAATGAAAAATGCTGTTTTAGCACAACTCCTATTACAACCACTTCTACTACTACAAATCCAACAACTACAAGAAGTACTATGTTAAATAATCAAACATTAAATAATGctgcaataaataattctgTATTACATATTACACAATTAAGAAATACCACTACTTCATCAACTATTGCATcaaaaaatacttatttaCCATCATGTCCAATAATTAAAccaatttaaactaaatactTTGATGTATTTTATTGCTTGCATGttcgatttttaattcattcttTCAGTGGAAAAGCTCATTGGAAATATAGAATTTTAGCAGGTGACGCCCAAAAATTTTCCGAACAAACTATAGAGGtgttcaaaatatttaaacacgaaaaatacaataaatacacGATGGATTACGATATAGCCCTATTACGTTTGCAGTCTGAATTGATATTTGGTTCGAAAGTGCATGGAATTAAACTTTCCAGGCGTCGTATCAAGAAAGGACGCCGTTGTAGCATGCTTGGCTGGGAAACTTGTGCCTTTCACGAATCCGTTCCGTATTCGACCTTAAGAAAGATAAGATTGAAGACTATATCGAATAGGAGGTGTTTGAAGTATTTTAGGAAAACTTTCGATATCAAGAATAACGTTTCGAAGAGACAACTTTGTGCTATTCCAAAGTGTACGAATAAAAAGGTAACGTTTTGTCGCGCGGATAATGGCAGTCCGTTAGTTTATAGGAAGAGACAAGTTGGTATATTGAGCCATCCCTCAGATGAACTTTGCACAAAAACACCAAGCATTTTTACCAGGATATCGccttattttaaatggattaATCGAAAGATTTATAAGGCCGATAAATACGAAAAGATTACGGCTTACAAACATACTAATCCAACTCCTGATGATTTCGATGAGGTAACTAGTTCTACAAAAACTACAACTTTATCTACCAGCAGAAAAGACAAagataaattaactttaaatcaaaaaatcaaatatatacaaaaaatcgataaaaagaagtcaatgtaataaaataattttgaaatgttaagtttgttttattttatgacattttattTTGACGGTTTCCTGATGATTTTAGTAGGACACCGAAATCGGTGATAGTTGTGTCTATCGATGTTAGTAATAGACAGAAAATAgggagattaaaaaaaaaagtatttgagAGGATTGGGATTGGAAATCAAGAGAAAAACAGAAGAAAAAGATTGGACATGCAGTGAAAAGTACAGGAGGAGACTGGTAAAAAATGGACTGGGAAGAGAAAAACTGGGTTCAAAGCGTAATGGCAAGAAAGAGATTGGAAGAGAAATAAAGGAATGAATCTTGCAACGGAGAGCAGAGATAGAACAGAGACTGTAAAGACAAGGAAGGAACTGGGTGGAGAGAAAAAATGCTATAAAGATAAGAAAGGGTCTAGATAAAGAAGCAACGATACTGAAAAAACTTTCCAGAAAGGAAGAAACTTGAAAGAGACAGATTCAGTAGTTTTATGTAAACACAGTTTTTCGATAAAGGACACTCTTCCAACTCAAGAAGCTTATTTCTACAATTGTGCCATAAGCTGCCATAGAATAGAAGCACAGAAAATGATTACTATTGCTGGGAAACTTGTACCTTTCACGAATCCTTTCCGTATTCGACCTTAAGAAAGATAAGATTGAAGACTATATCGAATAGGAGGTGTTTGAAGTatttttaggaaaattttgaaatgttaagtttgttttattttatgacaatattttattttgacgcTTTCCTGATGATCTTGGTAGGACACCAAAATCGGTGTCAATCTGTGTTAGTTATGGACAGAAAGTAGGAAAATTGGaaagaaattgtattttaGAAGAATGGGATtggaaatcaaaagaaaaatataacagaagAAAAAGATTGGGCATGCACTGAAAAGTCCAGGAGGAGACTGGTAAGAAATGAGGTGAGGGGCGCGGTGGAGGTGTGGCTGTTTACATAAGAAGCTCAGTACGATTTCAGCTTCTAAACAGTTCCTGCTCTATTGAGCAACTATTTTTTACCGTTGGTGCAGGAAAAAAACTCTGTATTACTTTTGGAGTGGTTTATAGGCCCAACAATTTTAATCTTCCTCTTTTTATCGAAACACTGGAGAGTACCCTTTGTGAGAGTATTGTTACATCTTATTTGACAATTATCGCGGGGGGTTTTTATGTTGATCTTCTTAAACCTGATTCTTCCTCAACAATACTTCTTCACTCATTTGCAACTTCTATTGGCTTATATCAGTTAGTCATCGAACCCACAAGAATTACACAAAATTTGCAAACTTTACTTGcttttacaacaaatgatCAGCTGTTTACTAGTATCGATGTTGTAAATGTACCCAATATATCTGATCATGAACTACACTGACCGGCAAAAATACCGGCCACTAAAATTTAGCCACAATTTCAAAGCTGTGTTACTCGCGAACCactcattcgattttgatgattctttttttgatcgaaaggTTGATTCTTCTGTAACAATcctgtaacaatttttattcggacattaatttgagcatatacggGGTGCAAGAATGagaataactttttttctcgaaatttgtaataccctGTGAGGTGCAAGAAAACCTGCCAAAACACAGCGCCTACTACAGAGACATCGGCGAGCACGTCTTCAATTTGTGTGCGTACATACGAATTGAGAAATGGAACAATGGGGTAAGGTGCTCTTCACTGATGACGTTCACCTGATGGTCGAGAATGAGTGTGGAGATGTCGTAATGAAAGCTTTGCGACCTGCACATTTTCAGAAAAAGTACCTTTCCATGGAGGTTCGGTCATGGTATGGGCGCGTATTTCGACGGAAGCGCATACAGCGGCCATCTTTGTTGAAAATGGCACGCTAAATGCCCACCGTTATATCCAAGATATTCTGCGATATCTTGGAAGCAGCATCGGTCCTTTGGCAGCCTTCTTGCAGCCTAACTACTTCTAGCAAGTTTTCAGCAAATGGTTCTCTCACTGACATCAACAACATgcaccatttgaagacgacGCCGAGCTTCTATAGCTGTCGTTCTACGATtgcttagaacaataaaatgGTCATCAGCTCCTATTGTCACTCATCTTGTTTACACAGGCGATCGCTTTAAAATACTGCATTTTCGTtagtaacagagataatagagtgaataaaaaaagaaaatgctcagaaaagattgggctacTGTTTGATTCCAGGTAATACCCTCTACTGTAGCTGCTGCACCCCACAGggttttctcatttttctcaCCCCGTAtatgttcaaattaaaatctgaatGAAAATTctatcgcaggattattacaaaagaatcaacctttccattaaaaaaagaatcgtCAAAATCGAATGCGTGGTTCGCGAGAAAGCCAGCTTTGAAGTTGTGGCTAATTTATAGTGGTcggttttttttgccggtcagtttAGTAAAATGTGAGCTGGCATTTGATATCGGTAGGGCTGCTACAATTTATCGTGCATACATGGATgtgaaaaacattaattttccACAATTCTTGAAcgatttgaaatcaatttcgtggacaaacaaactttttttaataactgtttACTTACTCTGATGGATTTGCATGCACCTTTAAAAACTAGACGGTTTACAAAGCCTTCCAGTCCCTGGCTAACAGATAATACTAAAATACTAATGCCTATTCGAGATGATGcgcttaaaaaattcaaaagtcTAAGCTAACTCAAGACTGGGTTTCATATAAGTTGCATCGCAATCTGGTAACATCAACGGTGATTACGCCTTACGTAGTAAATATCCAAAAGCTCTTTGGAGAaatattaaacttttaaatgtaaataaaacaatCGATAACAAAGTACCtaacatttttcttccaaacgatttaaataattattttgttcacGGTGATTCTTCACTTTATGGgtgattttatcaaaataatgtCACCCCTAGAGTGCAGATAATGCAAGCTTGTATGCCTGTTGATGAACATGAAGTacctataataattaataacattaaaactgcAGCGGTGGGTTCTGATGGTATCTCAGTCTGGATGATTGACTTGTTACCCCTTTTCTCATTCCTTATAGTACTCATGTAATAAACGCTGCTATTCATCAATCAGTCTTTCCGGATACTTGGAAGATGGTTGAAGTAATTCCGTTCCCCTTCTGCcctaaaggatttttcaccaaagcatttgatacaataaatcataatatatttacatctaaacttaattattttggtCTTGGAAATCAGGCTGtaattttgataaagtcaTTTGTCGGATAGGTCTCAGGTTGTGAAGATTAATAGTCAAATATCGAGCGCTCTATCTATTACTCGTGGAGTCCCTCATTTTGGGGCCACAATTGTTCTCTATACATCTGATTTTGACCAAGTTCTTGAGCATTCGCAGATTCACTAATATGCAGTTGATACACAGCTTCTGCTAAAATTTTATCCAAATAATTGGGATAATGCCtgcataaaatttaactcaGATATAGCATTATTTTCTGATGTTGCGAAACGCCATGAGCTTGTGCTTAATCCATCTAAGTCTTCTGTTCTTCTGTTTTGCGGTAGTGTCACAAGGAGAGCAATTAAACCTTTGATATCCGGTCAATTAGTGGTGGATGACAAATTTTCGGAGTTACTTTGGATCATCAGTTGAGGTTTGAGGAGCATGTAGCCAGGTGCTTGAGGGGTGGGTATAGCGCCTTCcgtcttaaataaaaaattatgctGTGTGATAGCTTGGTTCTAAGCAAATTAAATCACTGCGACGTTCTTTATGGCCCAAATTTAAGGGAGGCGAGTGGGCGTCGTATCCAGAACCTCCAGAACGGTTGTCTAAGGTTTATTTACGGTATTCGTAAATATGAACATATTAGTCATAAGTTTGCAGAGACTGGGTGGTTGAACATGAAGAACAGACGTAAACtgcattattaaaaatctgaaGTATTAAAAGTCAACGGCCTCCTTAGTTGCTGCAACGCGTATATTTCAGAAGCGATGTCCATAATATTAATGTAAGAAGGAAAGATGTATTGACGGTACCATGCCGCGTCTCGTACCGATCCTTTTCCTACCAGATAGCCAAAACGTACAATAATCTACCAGAGGCCCTTATGGGTTTGAGCTGTATTTCGTTCaagagtaaattaaaatccttCCTCCTGCTTGAAtcatcatgattttttttatatattctgAGCTACTAATGCATCGTTACATTTCGTTTTATtggtattattaaaaaaaatttcatttttgtttcatatatacaggtgttttaaaacaacgtttaaatatttataggggTAGTACTACAGTCGAGCGAGGCGAGTAAACAGGCGAGTTCGATAAAGACACTTTGCTGACGTGTTGCATACAACCTTTTTATCGCCAACCGCAAAATTTAACGATATGAACATATTCTTACTTACCAATATTATAACATGTGTCAAacgatttgttttgttaatataccTCGGTAAAGTTACACTATGTATCAAAGGTCGGCAGTATAGTGGAGAGGGAAGTGCGCTTTCATACAGAAGGTACCGGGTTCAAATCCAGTTGTTCaacgacatttttttcaaattgacaGTAAATGCACAGTTTACTAGATAGTAGCACAAAGTGTCACTTTACTGCCGCAAATGGATAGCATAAAGTATGGTTTTGCTGCCGGTTggcgataaaaaaaattgtactccTTAAGGTTTccgaaaaagaaaacatttttaaaaataaattattagaaaaattgaattgacacAACGTAATACTAATACTAATCAAAACGAAGCTTTTTACTgaagatgttcaaaatgtcgaCCAGCAACATCAATACAGTTTCTCATTCTACGTTCAAAGGAAGCCCGAACTCTTTCAAATAGCCCGTAGTTTTCACGAATTGTCTAGCAACCCTGTTAGCCGGCGATTGGGAAATGTTTCAGCATAAAAACGATGTGCTCTCAAACTATTTCCATTGGCACGGCCGTACATAAACACCATATCGCTCATTTCAGCATTTGAACACAAGACCATTGCAAACGATTTCACTTCAGGTTTCGCAAAATCAAATTACTGGAGTTTGGTTATTTCGTAATTTGaacgaaacgtcaaattaatgtATATTAGCAGATTGTACGTTACTCCTTGTAATGGCCAAATTTTGGTAACTAATGGCATAACGTTTTGTAATGGAATAACTTATACTAACTGGAAGCAATGGAAACATCATACTACTCTCAAAAAGAGACAGTTTCATACTGTATCGATTTGCCAATTATCAAATCTGTAGTAGTTACAGTTTACAAGAAAAAACGTAGagtcccaaaaaatttgaacattCTGTATCGCGAAAACGGTTGATTTTCGGACCCATGTTGATTAACACTTTTCGACTTGTTTTCTACTGTAGCACTAcccctataaatatttaaacgttgttttaaaacaccctgtatatatttatatacagggtgtcacacaaaaaacgccccaagttgtaactctgtcatttacattccgattttcattagcggggtatcaaatgaaatggtttcattaatactatgattcatgctacaaataaattttttccaaggccatcttcaattttaagcgattattaacttttgctttacaaattgctctatatatttttctttacgtcattggatagagattgtttttctgaatctactgatatacaatacatccattttgaatataactttagcagagaaaagacacctgtatattgaAGTTGCCACACAAGAACGCCGCAAGCtataactctgtcatttaccttccaattttcatgacccagctatcaaatgaaatggtttgatgaatactatgattcatgctacaaataaactttttccaacgccatcttcaatttcaagcgattaataacttttgattttcaaattgctcggtatgtttttcatcacgttattggatagagattttttttctgaacccattgatgtacaatagattaacattaattgtaattttagcagagaaaaacaattaaaacattttccgaacatTGTCTCTAGTGTGCCAGAGAAAAAATAACGGgcaaaactgataacagtcattaaatattatttcaatgcccgaagcagttgtaaatgatacttataagttgtttttttttattttttcccatggcacactacaatATACTACAAGTGACTTTAAGAGAATGTTcggaaactattttaatgtttttctctactacaattataattaatgttgatgtattgtacattcatggattcagaaaaaaaatctctatctaataacgtgaagaaaaacttaccgagcaatttgaaaatcaaaagttgataatcgctttaaattaaagatggcgttggaaaagtttatttgtagcacgaatcatagtattcaggaaaccttttcatttgatacctcgctcatgacaatcggaatgtaaatgacagaatTACAGCTTGTGTACATTCTTTACATTCTTGTGTGataacctgtatatacaggtgtcttttctctgctaaaCTTACActcaaaatggatgtattgtacatcaatggattcagaaGAACAATTTCTATCCaatgacgtgaagaaaaatatatgcagcaatttgaaaaacaaaagttaataatcgcttaaaattgatgatggcgttggaaaaaattatttgtagcatgaatcatagtatttataaaaccatttcatttgatacctaggccatgaaaatcggaatgtaaataacagagttacagcttggggcgtttttttgtgtgacaccctgtatattctaGATTAAGTGGAAAAGCAGTTGGTTAATAAGCAAACTGAACTTCGTCCAGAAAATAAGTCTATTTTCTAagaatgtattattattttttttttgcgacttattaataaaggcattattattattattaaattaaagttgttcagaatgagaaattatggtcctatacaaaatttcagaagGATCTATCTACTTTGGTTAAACCATCTcattttagatttaataacataaatattgtatagTAATTGAAATGTGAACCAAATCTGAGGGATAATGCAATTTATTTGTCAATACTTGCGACtacttaatcatttttttttcatggcatttttcattgttttttttcttcactctgatctaatctaaaatatGGTGGTTTAATTAATGTAGGTAgatttttctgaaattttgcagAGTGCCATAATTTCTCAttctgaacaacttttcttaatgatattttGTCATATCATGAGCAAAAAGCTTACTTTACCTGAactcaaaatagttttcgctTCACTATCAAGGTTGAGTTGATTtgcaaaatatgaaaatatacttaaaattctctccaCACTAAGTAGGGCTTAATTCCTcagccttaaaataaaattcaaaaattattaagtcattatacctcttgtaacatctatcctgggacacactgtatatattttctatatattctGAATTAAGTGCCGTCCAGAAAATAAGTCTGTTTTCTaagaatatattattattttttttttcttttttgcgacttattaataaaggcattattattattaaaatggaCAGGGAAGAGAAAGACTGGGTTCAAAGCGTAATGGCAAAAAAAGGATTAGAagagaaataaagaaatgaatcTTGCAATGAAGGACGGAGATAGAACAGAGACTGTAAAGACAAGGAAGAAACTGGGTGGAGAGAAAAAATGATGTAAAGACAAGAAAGGATCTCGAATAAGAAGCAACGATACTAGAAAAACTTTCCAGAAAGAAATAAACTTGTAAGTGACAGATTCAGTAGTTTTATGTAAACACCGTTTTTGGATAAAGAACACTCTTCTAACTCAAGAAGCTTATTTCTAAAACTGTGCCATAAGCTGGACTACAGAATGGTAGCACAATAATCGTGCCATGTTGGAAGACTATTTTTGGTCAAAATTGGATAGACTTGACACCAGCGATATGTGGTTGTGGTTGTAACAAAATGGTGTCACATGCCATACAGCTGTGTAAACAATTAATGCATTAAAGAGAAAGTTCGGGTAATCCCGAGAAATGGTCATCCTCGCTGCTGCGATTTAACACTATTAGATTTCATCTTATGGCGTAAGCCTGCAAAGTTGGAGAAGTTCAGGAACAATATCGTTGATGTGTGTGGAAGAattcaaatgtcaaatttattaccaacctacATTTAGCGACATTGTCAatcaaaaatgtctaaaaactTCAAACAAGTATCTTCAAAGTTCAAAATTGTTATATACAAAAATGCACTTTgttgtaatattttaatttaaaaaaaaagctgTTTGAGATGAATATAATGAAGAAgttctttataaaaattataaaataatgaaaataactattttgctcctaATGTTCTTGTGTCTTTTGAAGAAGATTGGTGTgggtaaaattatattttcgtttttttaaccTAATCAATAAATGATTGGTATTTCTAGAATCTTTAAAGAATTCCACAACTACGGTTACCCCAAGAATAGTTGGTGGTCATTTAGCTGATGTGGGACAATTTCCTTTTCAAGTAGGAATTGTTCATATAACGGAAGGATTGCTTTGTGGCGGAACAATTCTTACTGAGTGGTGGATTTTATCAGCAGCACATTGTTTTGAGCAGtaaccatttttaataaaacaataaaaataatcctgaaataaactttatttcagTAACTATAGAGGACGTTATGACGTTGTAGTAGGCTCAGTTGATTTAACCATGGGTAAAGAATACACCGTAGCGATGATAGTGATGcacaaaaattatgaaacgGATACTATAGAAAATGATGTATCATTGGTAAAGTTAAAAACTTCGTTAATATTTGACTCTCTTGTGTCTCCGATAAAATTGGATCATCGCAATATTGAAATAGTTGAATGTACTGCTATAGGATGGGGACAAACTTCGTTTTATTACGAAAAGCCGGCCATGGTGTTGAATTACATTAACTTATACACGATTAGAAACTCCGAATGCCAAGATCTTTACATGGCTTACGCTGGCAAAGACATTGCGGACTCGAATATCTGCACGATGTCAATGTCTGGAGGTACGGGAACTTGCTACATGGATTCCGGTGGACCTCTTATTGCAAACGGAAAACAAATTGGGATAGTTTCCTTTGGGGCTAAGTGCGGAGTTTATCCTGACGTTTACACCAGGATATCCTACTTTTACCATTGGATACA
This region of Onthophagus taurus isolate NC chromosome 3, IU_Otau_3.0, whole genome shotgun sequence genomic DNA includes:
- the LOC111422936 gene encoding chymotrypsin-1-like; this encodes MKITILLLMFLCLLKKIGVESLKNSTTTVTPRIVGGHLADVGQFPFQVGIVHITEGLLCGGTILTEWWILSAAHCFEHNYRGRYDVVVGSVDLTMGKEYTVAMIVMHKNYETDTIENDVSLVKLKTSLIFDSLVSPIKLDHRNIEIVECTAIGWGQTSFYYEKPAMVLNYINLYTIRNSECQDLYMAYAGKDIADSNICTMSMSGGTGTCYMDSGGPLIANGKQIGIVSFGAKCGVYPDVYTRISYFYHWIHDTMQQYN
- the LOC111422937 gene encoding tabserin-like isoform X2, encoding MLIRVLTLFSFWLYLIGCNDVDRNVTKRIAAGYTAFKGQYPYQVAILHAADGLICGGSIITQKWVLSAAHCFDRGKAHWKYRILAGDAQKFSEQTIEVFKIFKHEKYNKYTMDYDIALLRLQSELIFGSKVHGIKLSRRRIKKGRRCSMLGWETCAFHESVPYSTLRKIRLKTISNRRCLKYFRKTFDIKNNVSKRQLCAIPKCTNKKVTFCRADNGSPLVYRKRQVGILSHPSDELCTKTPSIFTRISPYFKWINRKIYKADKYEKITAYKHTNPTPDDFDEVTSSTKTTTLSTSRKDKDKLTLNQKIKYIQKIDKKKSM
- the LOC111422937 gene encoding chymotrypsin-1-like isoform X1; translation: MLIRVLTLFSFWLYLIGCNDVDRNVTKRIAAGYTAFKGQYPYQVAILHAADGLICGGSIITQKWVLSAAHCFDRYNNNEMGFTILAGDMSKPSGQEMKVTKVVLHECYSLATYCNDIALVALENPLKFSRKVHSIPLTMNYISKTSCSILSWNPCLEKDQKPYSYLSRVCMKTISEKKCVNHFARLPNATAYLNHNKTCAIITSKRKNATGLCSIDSGSPLVHKNEQIGILSNPNTEFSSNSPSIFTRISSYINWISTNMHLHGEKCSFENVLKLTNEKCCFSTTPITTTSTTTNPTTTRSTMLNNQTLNNAAINNSVLHITQLRNTTTSSTIASKNTYLPSCPIIKPI